The genomic segment GCTGGCCGAGGCGAGGATGAAGGTGATGACGCGCAATCTGAAGGTCACGATCGTGCTGGCAGCGGTGGCCACCGTGGCCGTGGCAGTTCTGCTGGTCGCCACCCGCCCGGACACCGCACCGCCGGCGGAGGCTCACGGGAAGAACACGAACGCCGAACTGCTCGTCCGTCCCGACAGTCATCGACTGTCCTCGGCTTCCGACGACAAGGTCACCCTGGTCGAGTTCCTCGACTTCGAATGTGAAGCCTGCGGCGCGGCCTACCCGGCCGTGGAGCAGCTCCGCGAGGAGTACGCGGGCCAGATCACCTACGTGGTCCGGTACTTCCCCATCCCCAGCCACCCGAACGCCGAACTCGCGGCATGGACCGCGCAGGCAGCAGCCGAGCAAGGCAAGTTCGAGGCCATGTATCAGATGCTGTTCGAGAACCAAGCCGAATGGGGACACCGTAAGCAACCACAACGGGACATGTTCCTCGGCTACGCACGGCAGATCGGGCTCGATCTCGAGCAGTTCCGTGAAGACTGGGACAGCGCGGCGACCAAGGACCGCGTGCGGCGAGACCAGGCCGATGGCCAAGCCCTTGGAGTCCAGGGCACCCCGACGTTCTTCCTCAACGGCGAGATGATCGCACCACAGTCCCTGGATGACCTACGAACCGCAGTCGAGTCCGCGCTGGCCCGACCGTGACTACCGCACCAGAGGAGCTGGCATCCGGGCCGGACCGGAACGCGGCTCCGGAAACACGCTTCTTCCTGACGCGCGCGGCCGCGTGGGTGCTGGCCGTGGGTGGCGCGGTTGGCTCGCTGGCCGCGGTGGCACTGTTGATCGAGAAGATCAACTCGCTGGCCGATCCGAACTACATTCCTCTCTGCAGTATCAATCCGATCTTGTCGTGTGGC from the Saccharomonospora azurea NA-128 genome contains:
- a CDS encoding DsbA family protein, whose translation is MKVMTRNLKVTIVLAAVATVAVAVLLVATRPDTAPPAEAHGKNTNAELLVRPDSHRLSSASDDKVTLVEFLDFECEACGAAYPAVEQLREEYAGQITYVVRYFPIPSHPNAELAAWTAQAAAEQGKFEAMYQMLFENQAEWGHRKQPQRDMFLGYARQIGLDLEQFREDWDSAATKDRVRRDQADGQALGVQGTPTFFLNGEMIAPQSLDDLRTAVESALARP